A window from Microcoleus sp. FACHB-831 encodes these proteins:
- a CDS encoding ATP-binding protein yields the protein MELVIFIGLQGSGKSTFFSTHFAANHEHISKDLFPNNKKPSRRQAQLMETAFQAQLSVVVDNTNPTREERKSIIELGCKYDASVVGYYFESQVSQCRDRNQQRQGKARVPDVAIYSTIKKLEPPSYAEGFHKLFYVRIVSKSTFEVSDWIEDEVIDG from the coding sequence GTGGAGTTAGTTATTTTTATAGGCTTGCAAGGTAGCGGCAAAAGCACTTTTTTTAGCACCCATTTTGCCGCAAACCACGAGCATATCAGCAAAGACTTATTCCCTAACAATAAAAAACCTTCTAGGAGGCAAGCGCAACTGATGGAAACAGCATTTCAAGCTCAACTTTCAGTTGTAGTCGATAACACCAACCCAACAAGAGAGGAGCGAAAGTCAATAATTGAGTTGGGTTGTAAGTATGATGCCTCTGTTGTTGGTTACTACTTTGAATCGCAAGTGAGCCAGTGCCGCGATCGCAATCAGCAACGCCAGGGTAAAGCCAGAGTACCTGATGTGGCAATTTACAGCACAATTAAGAAGCTGGAACCTCCCTCTTATGCGGAAGGATTTCACAAATTGTTCTACGTGCGAATTGTTAGCAAATCGACTTTTGAAGTTTCTGATTGGATTGAAGATGAGGTAATAGATGGATAA
- a CDS encoding tRNA(His) guanylyltransferase Thg1 family protein, giving the protein MDNDTFEQQMRDLEYFHSLRLLPGVWVVIRLDGRSFSGFTASSKFDKPFDLRFHELMVQTTSSLLEQLQGIYAYTESDEISLLFRPNWDFFDRSLEKVVSISASIASATFTHACGTIVNFDSRVWLGASKSQVVDYFRWRQADATRCALNGWCYWTLRSSGASEAAATAALEGQSTAFKNELLFQHGINFNELPTWQRRGVGLYWEEYEKEGFNPIENKAVVTKRRRLKVDEELPMKDAYGDFIRCFLDAEKAAD; this is encoded by the coding sequence ATGGATAACGATACCTTTGAACAACAAATGCGCGATTTGGAGTACTTCCACTCGCTGCGTTTGTTGCCTGGTGTTTGGGTAGTAATTCGCCTAGATGGTCGCTCTTTTTCGGGGTTTACGGCGTCGTCAAAATTTGATAAGCCTTTTGACCTAAGATTCCACGAACTAATGGTGCAAACAACCTCATCCCTTCTGGAACAATTGCAAGGCATCTATGCGTATACGGAAAGCGATGAAATATCCTTGCTGTTTCGTCCAAATTGGGATTTTTTTGACCGCAGTTTGGAAAAAGTTGTGTCAATTTCTGCCAGCATTGCCAGTGCGACTTTTACCCACGCCTGCGGAACTATAGTAAATTTCGATAGCCGCGTCTGGCTGGGTGCTTCTAAGTCGCAGGTGGTAGATTACTTTCGCTGGCGTCAGGCTGATGCTACGCGCTGCGCTTTAAATGGCTGGTGTTACTGGACGCTACGTTCTTCGGGTGCAAGTGAGGCTGCGGCTACGGCGGCGCTTGAGGGTCAGTCTACTGCTTTTAAGAATGAATTGCTGTTTCAACACGGAATCAATTTTAATGAGTTACCTACTTGGCAGCGTCGGGGGGTAGGTTTGTATTGGGAAGAATACGAGAAAGAAGGTTTTAACCCAATTGAAAATAAAGCAGTTGTGACTAAGCGGCGGCGGTTGAAAGTGGATGAGGAACTGCCGATGAAAGACGCTTATGGGGATTTTATTCGCTGCTTTCTTGATGCTGAAAAAGCGGCAGATTGA
- a CDS encoding DUF1565 domain-containing protein, protein MSLRRPHTYNAIALETLQTRSLPCPFPPLSALQMAKLRKIFTGCVLASLVPVVSCFSLDFTLPAMAQTVSQGKVASQVNKLFVNPTTGNDIANTGMERSPFKTISQALRVAGQNTVILLSPGTYSKAGGETFPLMLKPSVTIQGNPRTRGEYIVIAGGGIFASRTAGDVDVTIVGASHAGITGLTITNPNQRGYAVWIESSSPVVVENTFTGSKQGAISVNGNSAPLIRSNYFYDNSGNGIIISGTSRPEVRDNVFSNTGYALNITQDAAPRLTGNRISNNKAGVAVEGNAQPVLRNNIIENNQEDGLVAIDWSRPDLGISSQPGGNIFRGNGRFDISNKTVNQIFSAFGNQMSQRIDGRLDLAGSQNSPIPTPTVSTNRPPVATPAQVTATPSRGENSPRQAQQEPVASKPSNSPAIANNQPSRNSSGAIANNTQSAALPSQPTQAIVSSPSPSPLTPKNPVTTNNPSGDRPIANNSQSTALPSQPTQASVSSPNSQNSDRPIANNTGGTALPSPPTQASVSSPNSQNSDRPIANNTGGAALPSQITQASVSSVNPLNGDRPIANNSQPTALPSPPTQTSDRPIANNSQPTALPSQITQTSVSSVNPLNGDRPIANNSQPTALPSQPTQTSDRASIAIPNTSPVLPRPSRVSASSFPVPTSLGNSSPVASSNQQPAKIDIPVPTPTSNQNDINRSLVFEQPLGTPTQSGVQQGISTSSTLSQNTPATNTGNSQNFVGMARISSPLGANRTAPEDDVAATRKASPVAARGMRYRVVVDTKNGGEENKVRSLVPNAFHVVSQGRRVLQVGIYSDRIYAEEMLQTLNSKALKATIEPLN, encoded by the coding sequence GTGAGTTTAAGACGCCCCCACACGTACAACGCGATCGCCCTAGAGACGTTGCAGACAAGATCTCTACCATGCCCCTTCCCCCCCCTATCCGCACTCCAAATGGCGAAATTAAGAAAAATTTTCACAGGCTGCGTTTTGGCTTCTCTTGTGCCTGTCGTTAGTTGCTTTAGTCTCGATTTCACTTTGCCAGCGATGGCACAGACGGTAAGCCAGGGGAAGGTGGCGTCGCAAGTTAATAAGTTATTTGTCAACCCAACGACGGGGAATGACATAGCTAATACTGGAATGGAGCGATCGCCTTTCAAAACCATTAGCCAAGCGCTGCGCGTGGCTGGGCAAAACACGGTAATTCTCCTATCACCTGGAACCTACAGTAAAGCAGGCGGCGAAACTTTCCCTCTGATGCTTAAACCCAGCGTGACAATTCAGGGCAACCCCCGCACCCGAGGTGAGTATATTGTTATTGCTGGGGGCGGTATATTTGCCAGCCGTACTGCTGGTGATGTTGACGTTACGATAGTGGGCGCGTCCCACGCTGGTATAACTGGCCTCACTATCACCAATCCAAATCAGCGGGGCTATGCTGTTTGGATTGAATCCAGCAGCCCTGTAGTGGTGGAGAATACCTTCACGGGCAGCAAACAAGGTGCTATTTCAGTCAATGGAAATAGTGCGCCCTTGATCCGCAGCAACTATTTTTATGACAATAGCGGCAACGGAATTATTATATCTGGGACATCGCGGCCAGAAGTCCGCGATAATGTGTTTTCCAATACGGGATACGCGCTCAACATTACCCAGGATGCCGCGCCTCGGTTAACTGGCAATCGCATTAGCAACAATAAAGCTGGTGTTGCGGTAGAAGGTAACGCTCAACCTGTGTTGCGAAACAACATTATTGAAAATAACCAGGAAGATGGGTTAGTAGCGATCGACTGGTCGCGTCCCGATTTGGGAATCTCCAGTCAGCCTGGGGGCAACATTTTTCGCGGTAACGGTCGCTTCGATATTAGTAATAAAACTGTTAATCAGATTTTTTCAGCCTTTGGAAATCAGATGAGTCAGCGAATAGATGGGCGGCTTGATTTGGCTGGAAGTCAAAATTCCCCGATTCCCACCCCAACTGTCTCAACCAATCGCCCTCCTGTCGCCACCCCAGCCCAGGTAACAGCAACGCCAAGCAGAGGAGAAAATTCCCCAAGACAAGCACAGCAGGAGCCAGTTGCTTCAAAGCCCTCTAACTCCCCGGCGATCGCCAATAACCAGCCTTCGAGAAATTCTTCAGGCGCTATTGCAAATAATACTCAAAGTGCTGCCTTACCCTCACAGCCTACACAAGCAATTGTTAGCAGCCCCAGCCCGTCACCGCTTACCCCGAAAAACCCCGTAACAACCAATAATCCTTCAGGCGATCGCCCTATAGCCAACAATAGTCAAAGTACTGCCTTACCCTCACAGCCTACACAAGCAAGCGTTAGCAGTCCCAATTCTCAAAATAGCGATCGCCCTATTGCTAACAATACTGGGGGTACTGCCTTACCCTCGCCGCCTACACAAGCAAGCGTTAGCAGTCCCAATTCTCAAAATAGCGATCGCCCTATTGCTAACAATACTGGGGGTGCTGCCTTACCCTCACAGATTACACAAGCAAGCGTTAGCAGCGTCAATCCCCTAAATGGCGATCGCCCTATAGCCAACAATAGTCAACCTACTGCCTTACCCTCGCCGCCTACACAAACGAGCGATCGCCCTATAGCCAACAATAGTCAACCTACTGCCTTACCCTCACAGATTACACAAACGAGCGTTAGCAGCGTCAATCCCCTAAATGGCGATCGCCCTATAGCCAACAATAGTCAACCGACTGCTTTACCCTCACAGCCTACACAAACGAGCGATCGCGCCAGTATTGCTATACCAAACACATCGCCAGTGCTACCCCGCCCATCTCGCGTTTCGGCTTCCTCTTTTCCTGTTCCAACTAGCTTGGGTAATTCCTCACCAGTCGCATCCAGCAACCAGCAACCAGCGAAAATTGACATCCCCGTACCAACACCTACCTCAAACCAAAACGACATCAATCGTTCGTTAGTATTCGAGCAACCCTTGGGAACACCTACGCAATCCGGCGTTCAACAAGGAATTTCCACTTCTTCCACTTTGAGCCAGAATACCCCAGCTACAAACACTGGAAACAGCCAGAATTTTGTTGGAATGGCTCGTATTTCTAGCCCTCTTGGGGCTAACCGAACCGCACCTGAAGACGACGTGGCTGCGACCAGAAAAGCATCGCCTGTAGCGGCGCGAGGTATGCGTTACCGGGTTGTGGTCGATACGAAAAATGGAGGTGAAGAAAATAAGGTACGCAGCCTCGTACCTAATGCTTTTCACGTTGTCTCTCAAGGTCGGCGGGTGCTGCAAGTGGGAATTTATAGCGATCGCATTTACGCTGAAGAAATGCTGCAAACCCTCAATAGCAAAGCTTTAAAAGCCACTATCGAGCCGCTAAATTAA